A window of the Aspergillus flavus chromosome 6, complete sequence genome harbors these coding sequences:
- a CDS encoding kinase-like domain-containing protein, whose protein sequence is MHTADTVEAVKAPAIQVVEERKPDPDRAILESLRHTVYACSSVQRIHGGFLNATYRGSLIKPLQNGMRTVIIKHSEEKDSKAPQLTLSLTRCLTEQAILRGLGSTPSQQVQHKQITIQVPQIYQYLPDDHTQIFEDFSKNGTLHEFLTVGAGERITASTAVALGEALGSWLSRFHAWSKTQVDTDLWSTVEQNSNGFDKNLRDFRINKLLAIQAQCKSEQLGHYAALMHSREFGRKDTIVHGDFSTRNILIQNPSSIDKEKNTSLAVIDWEACCLGDYTRDLAEIVADLYMQTILYGSQIAHSLIQGFISAYPPLDEEAAYRTVAQIGENFFYWNVYAPTCTDEQESELMQLGTDLICKGVTRDREGIKTTFFEFLFRSA, encoded by the exons ATGCACACCGCAGACACTGTAGAAGCTGTCAAGGCCCCGGCCATCCAAGTGGTAGAAGAACGAAAACCTGATCCAGATCGTGCCATTCTCGAATCGCTTCGCCACACGGTATATGCCTGCTCTTCGGTCCAGCGAATACACGGGGGATTTTTGAATGCGACATACCGAGGATCCCTAATCAAACCACTGCAGAATGGGATGCGCACTGTAATCATCAAGCATAGCGAAGAGAAGGACAGCAAAGCCCCGCAATTGACGTTATCCCTAACTCGATGC cTTACGGAACAGGCCATTCTCAGAGGACTCGGGAGTACCCCATCTCAACAAGTGCAGCATAAGCAGATAACGATCCAAGTTCCccaaatatatcaatatcttcctgACGATCATACGCAAATCTTCGAAGACTTTTCCAAAAATGGCACACTGCATGAGTTCCTGACAGTGGGTGCTGGAGAGCGCATCACTGCATCGACCGCCGTGGCCCTGGGTGAGGCCCTGGGGAGCTGGCTGTCCCGCTTCCACGCCTGGTCGAAGACCCAGGTGGATACAGATTTGTGGAGCACCGTTGAACAGAACAGCAATGGTTTCGACAAAAATCTAAGAGACTTCCGAATTAATAAGCTTCTGGCAATCCAAGCGCAGTGCAAGTCGGAGCAACTAGGACACTACGCGGCGCTGATGCACTCACGAGAGTTTGGACGGAAGGACACGATAGTTCATGGTGACTTTTCAACCAGAAA CATCCTGATTCAAAACCCATCGTCCAttgacaaggagaaaaaCACGTCCCTGGCAGTCATCGACTGGGAGGCATGCTGCTTGGGAGACTACACACGAGACCTGGCCGAAATAGTAGCTGACCTGTATATGCAAACCATTTTATATGGCTCCCAGATTGCACATTCGTTGATCCAGGGCTTCATCAGTGCCTATCCACCCCTTGACGAGGAAGCGGCCTATCGGACCGTGGCGCAAATTGGGGAGAACTTCTTTTACTGGAATGTATATGCCCCTACTTGTACAGACGAGCAGGAATCAGAATTGATGCAGCTCGGCACAGACCTGATTTGCAAGGGCGTAACAAGAGACCGTGAGGGGATCAAAACAACATTCTTTGAGTTCCTTTTCCGGTCTGCTTAG